The DNA region TTCTTAATTTTTACTTGAATATGTTTGCTTCTAAGTTTCCTGATACTTAAGCATTACTTTGTAAACTAGAAGGGTGTGATTATGTCCATAGAGATGATTAATGTGGCTGGAAAACTAAGCATAGAATGGGGTTAGTTAGAAagcaaagaaaaataaagagaattttTTTGTTATCATATTTCTCATCTGACATTCTTGCTGTCCAAAGGAAGGACAGATATGCACTGAACTGAGCATGGTCTTCTGTTACCTTGATGTAAGTGAATCCTTTGTTTATTTTGTGCATTTGGCTTTGATGTGTTGAATCTACTACACTTAAAGCAAAACCCCAAATTCACTATTCCTAAGAAACCTCAAAACTTGGCCCATTGATTTCAATTTCTAATCTGACGGTTGTGTTCACTCCTCATCTATCACTCATCACGGTGTTAGGTTTCCCTTTCTTCTCCCTTTCACTTCTCACAGCCGACGTCTGCACATGAGGATGGAGGAGTAGAAGATTAGGTTTTCCTTTCATCTCTTCTTGGTAGATTTCTGTCACCCTATATAGAGTGACGTTGGAATTTGATGAAGATTAGACAATGGAGGAAGGAGAAagcaaggagaaggagaagagatgAAGATGGAAAGTACGAAATTTTGTCACCATGGATAGTGTTTGGTCAGAATCAGATttagagggagaagagaagatggtGGAAGGAAAAGGACCAATTTTTCATTGTGAATGGTTAGGTGAGGAAGCTAAGATGACAGGATAGATCATCTATCCTTGCATAATAGTTCCCGATTTTTAAAGGAAGAGGGAAGATGGTGGATTGAGAAGGAGTGGTGTCAGGTGGGGATCAGAAGAAGCAGCAAATATGATGGGCGATTTCATCATTGAATTCTAGCTTGGCGTCAGATCCCTACAGTTGATTGATCTTGCAAATAGTTAGTCTATTCATTAATGCCATACTACTCTTAGAGTAATAGCTTTCTTCCTCTCATATCTCTATCAATTCTGCTATTGTTTGGTTTTTCTTCACATTCTGCAACTtcctttgttcttgaattcctGATTCCTGACTCAGGATTCGTGATCCACTTTGTTTGAGTTTTACCTTTGCCTTATCTTTGATCAGTTTTACTCATTTACTCATGTCTGTTATTACTGGCCCTGTGAATCCCCTCCGCAGTTTATGTCCTGACAAAAATACATGGAAGATCAAGGTCCGTGTTATTCGTTTGTGGGTTATATTTCCTGTTGGTGATCTATCCAAACTATATGTCATGCATCTGGTCTTCATCGATGCATAGGTTAAACTTTTTTTTCTGTTATTACTTTATAGTTATTGTTCTGCAATTTCTACatttattggaaaaaaaatattgttgtaATAGGGTGTGAAAATTGAGGCTTCCATCTTTAAGGTGACCCCTCGGGATCAttcttcttaattttatttttctttttgagtATTATTTTTAGCCTTCATTGCTCTTCTTTACTCAAATCTGATCATAGTAATGATGCACTCCATGTGTTCACTCAAatgcttaaactgaattttgaCTTTCCATCATATGACTTTACGGTGGAATTGCTTTTGGGGAGTTTGTGAATGAAAATATAAAGGCACTCTTCTTAATTGTGTTTTGCATCTTACAAAACTTATTTTCTTTAGTCAACCAATAAATCATTCAATCAAACCCAAAACTGCAACACCTTACATTATGTTTCCTATGTTGAACTCCAAAATTTATGTTGCTTAGTGAGATGAGGTATTAGGCCCTATGGAAGCATGATTTGGTTGCCTTCGTCGCCTCCTTTTTAAAAGTTATTAGTCTCCCTAAATCTTTGGTGTCTTTCATGGTTTTTTTAATTCTGTAATCATTTTTTACTCTTGGTTTTTTTATTTGCAGCAAAAAGGTCTATGTTTGCTTGGGCCCTGCTTCAATGCACCTCCATAGATCTTTAGTTCATTTGCTGGTTTGTTCCTCCTCTATTTACTCTTGACAAACtcaaatactccctccggtcctttttataagaaacaccttagaaaaatcacacaaaccaaggaaactaatattttttataaaataaatcactatgcttaattccaatgatgtcttttccttttcacaagaacaatcatgctaattaccataaatgttgacAATACCTATTGGGTGCTTGCAATTTCCCTCCAAATTTTTGCATGGGGAATAGGTCTCTTTGCATTGGAAtgaattatttgacttaatttaaTAAGAGTGTTTCTTATAGAAAGGaccaaattttttttccaaagtgTTCCTTATtaaaaggaccggagggagtaataattACTATTCCCCTGAATATATTAACTCAATATGCAGTATTTTTGAGAAATTTCACAAATCAAATGCATGTTTTTCCACTTATCAATATGTATTTGTTTATGGACTGAAGTTGTGTTCTTTGATGAAAACTAATATGAATGGGATGATATGTGTCTTTGGTAatgctttttctattttttgttgGGGGTGCTTCATGTTGATGGTTTGATTAGATGGGTGATAAGTTGAATGATTTACAAAATTGGTAGTACTTTTATTGATCTTTTGTGCTTTTACCTATTTTTCCTTCAGCCTCAGATTACTTTTTTAAACTGGAAAATAGTCCTTTGACACCAAGTTCCACCTTCACCCATAGAGAAAGATAGGAATAGAAGAGAGATATAACGAGAAAGTGagtggaaatgagatgaaagagaaagtgtGAACATATCAAAACTGTATAATCGtcttattttcaaatttgaatctTTATCCCATTCTTTGGTTACATGCATAGTAATATGTTACTACACTGGAGCAATTAAAGTGGTTTGTTATGTTTAATGTTGCAGAACAGTTATTAATGTTTAAATTATTTTAGTGAATGTTTTGGATGTTAAAATGTGGGAGTGTTGTTGACAGATGGAAACAAGCCTGTACCTGAGGCAGCATGCACGTACAAAGGCTGAAAAGTATCAGCTTTTCATCAACTCATGcaaaagattttgaggttagtGTGTTTGGAAATTTAGAATGTTCATTGTTGTGTAAAGGGAGTTGTCTATTGTCCATTGTGTGTACACTGCCAAAGCTTGATGAATGGTGTCTAGGCAGTTCATCTATCGGTAAAACTAAAATTTGAATATTTAAACTGCAGAAATTTTACCTCTAGATGATAGCCATTACTTTAAAAACTTAATGAGTTTACACTAAATTAATAGGGACTCCCATGGATTTATGTTGGCGGATTGATCATTTCTTAGTAGGGCCTCTGCAGATTGTATTTCTCTGAAGGTTTCCAATTGCCCTCTGTTGCAATATACTCCATTTGGTACCTCTGCCCTACTGTTTCAATTTTTACTTTAGCCCAATTGAAGATAGACCTCATATCAAAAGCCCTCCACAAAAACATGTTTCATCATTTCCTCCATCTATTTGACCCTATCTTAATaggaaaatgttttaatttttattgttgttTTATTAGATGGCTAGAGTAGATCTTTTCTCCCCATAATCTACTTTTGGGCTATCATCTCTTATTTCTAATTACGTTGTGGGGAGCTTttctattatattatttattatttatagaaaaaaaatcactagGAATGTGGAGTAGAAAATCCCCCTTATAGAACGCATTCAACTATGCCATGCATACAAAAATCTAACTGGTTGTTGATGTTCGTCCATTTGCTCATGTAGTTATTGGGACAAATAGGGTAGCAATTAATTGTTGCTATGACAGGTATATAGTAATTTTACCACTCATTCCCTAACTTTTAGTGATCCCTATAGCTTTCCAGCCTAGCCTCTATACTACAAATTAATCTTTATGTACTTAAAATGAATGCATGTTGTGAGGAGGTAGTGAAAAAAGTAGAGCTATGTAGTTGTCTTTCCTTGCTTTTCTCTTGGTTCTTTGTTGGCTAAGAGTTAAGACCTGGGGTGCGCTAAGGATTGTATTACCTTTGCTTGAGGTTATTGGTTGAATCATTTTATGCAGAAACTGGCGTACTGAGTGAGCACCCTTTTTTTGTGGTTTACTCTACTGGTGTTTCATACCAATTAATTGGTCTTCAAGGCTACTAGATTGTGGTTTTTGATCTTGGTTGCagttcttttttgtttatttttttatcccACTCTCTTTTGGTTCAAATGCATTCATATTTGTTGATTGGTTCTTTCTATCATACAGGGTTGTAGTACCTGTGAAGTGGGTGTTTAAATTGAAGCTAAAGCCTGATGGTTCCATTTCAAAGCACAAAGCTAGGCTTGTTGCTAAAGGCTTTATGCAGAAATCTGAATTGAATTACTCAGATGTATTTGCTCCAGTTGCAAGGTTTGAAACAGTAAGGATGATTGTGGCAATTGCAAGTTGGAGACAGTGGCATTTGTGGCAACTAGATGTGAAATCTGCCTTTCTTAATGGCCCCTTGGAGGAGGAAGTATATGTCAAACAACCACCAGGACTTGAGGTCAAAGGCAGAGAAGGTGAAGTTTTCAGATTGACAAAGGCCCTTTATGGCTTAaaacaagctccaagagcttggAATAGGAGGATAGATTCCTTCCTTCTGCAACTGGGCTTCAATGAATGTACAGTTAAGCATGGAGTTTATGTGAATCCACTAAAAACAACAGTGTTGTATTGTTATGTCTAAACGTGGATGACTTGCTTATAACTGGAAATAATGATTTTGACATTGAAGCAGTGAAGCAAAGCCTGAAAGGAGAGTTTGAAATGACAGACCTTGGCAAGCTTTCTTTCTTCCTTGGGATGGAATTTGAAGAAACCAAGACTGGGATGGTGATGCATCAGAAGAAATACATCACTGAGATGCTAAAAAGATTTCAAATGGGGGATTGCAGCACTGCAGATCCACCAGTAGAGAGTAACTTGAAGATAGACTGCTGTGAGAAGGAAGCAAGAGTCGATGGAACACAATTCAGACAACTAATTAATTGTCTCAGATTTGTGTGCAATAGCAGACCTGAGATTATCTATGGAGTGGGTTTGATTAGTCAGTTTATGAGTGACCCCAGACAATCACACATGACTGCAGCCAAACGAGTCTTGAGATACTTGAAGAGAACTCTGGATTTTGAGGTATTATTTCCAATTCAAGAGGGACGGAATTATCTACAACTCGTAGCCTATTCAGATTCCAATTGGTGCGGAGATAAAGTTGAAAGGAAGAGTACAATGGGATACATTTTCTTACTTTCAGGTGCCCCAATATCCTGGTGCTCTAAGAGGAAAAGTGTGATGGCTCTCTCAACGTTTGAAGCTGAGTATATAGCTGTGTGTCATGCGCATGCAGCTTGTCAAGCATTGTGGATTTCGGCTCTGCTAGAAGAATGGAAGGTACTCGATAAGATCTCAATTGAGTTGTTAGTGGACATTGGACAACAAGTCAGCCATAGACCTTGCTAGAAACCCGGTGTCACATGGGAGAAGTAAACGCATAGACACAAAGTTCCATTTTCTTCTTGATCAAGTGAAAAGAGAAGCTCAACATGAAGCACTGCTCAACTGAAGTACAGCTCGCAGATATCTTCACGGAGTCAATGAAGGCTGACAGATTTGATAAACCTTAGAGGGGAAATGAATGTTGTGAGTTTGAGAGAATTTCTGAATTAAAGGGGGGTGTTAAGATGTAATTCAGATATTTGAGGTTTTAGTTAGATGACGTGGCAACTAGTAAAGTGTTAGTAGATTTCTGTGTGTCAACACAGTGAATGATaataatagaaaaattctttcccttatcttttccttatttttaCTGTGCTTTCTCTCTTCTACACTTAACACAGTGATTGTCTAATTGCTCTAACAATAAGAACTCTTTTCTGCAAAAATAATTCATTCATGAAAGCTTTAGTCATTTTAAAAGTATGCATTTTAGCAAGAGAGGTGACACTTCACTTGCAAGGAATTTTAGGCTGGCaaactcctatttataataaactGATTCTATCAGAGATAATATCTTAAGAGATATAGTCCTGAATTCCTGATAAAATATGACTCATAATAAAAGATAATAACTTAAATTAAAAGATAGACTctctaaataaaatataaactccTAAAATAAAAGATAGATTTCTGTGTGTCAACACAGTGAATGATaataatagaaaaattctttcccttatcttttccttatttttaCTGTGCTTTCTCTCTTCTACACTTAACACAGTGATTGTCTAATTGCTCTAACAATAAGAACTCTTTTCTGCAAAAATAATTCATTCATGAAAGCTTTAGTCATTTTAAAAGTATGCATTTTAGCAAGAGAGGTGACACTTCACTTGCAAGGAATTTTAGGCTGGCaaactcctatttataataaactGATTCTATCAGAGATAATATCTTAAGAGATATAGTCCTGAATTCCTGATAAAATATGACTCATAATAAAAGATAATAACTTAAATTAAAAGATAGACTctctaaataaaatataaactccTAAAATAAAAGATAGATTTCTAAATATAAATTCCTAATTATTAGAtcctaatattttctctcaacaaggccattttgttgaggggttTCAACACAAGATCTTTGGTGTATTATACCTTTTGATAGGTAAAATTCTGGCATGAAAAACTCAGCACCATTGTCTGATCTtagaatttttaattttgtatcaAATTGGTTTTCGACATAGGCAATGAAATGGATAAGATGCTCTCTAGCTTCAAATTTAGTTTTCATAATAATCAACCATGTGAATCGAGAAAATCATCaacaagtgtaataaaataCTTGTGACCATTATTTGAAGGAATAGAGTAAGGCCCCCAAATATCAACACGTAATAGCTCAAAGATTTTATTAGAATGAGTATCACTGGTACAAAATGGtaactttttttgttttgaaaaatgGCAAACCTAACATGGGGGTATATTACAAAAGGGAATGTAGGGAAAATagtgagatacaattttgagtCTAGAGCTTGAAAGATGTCCTAGCCTGAGATGCCAAACTGAGGGTTCTGTAGTGACAGCAGCAATTGCAGGTGCAGACTTTATCTTCTCTATCACATACAATCCATTGAACAACTCAGCTGAACCAATCATTCTATGAGGAGCACATGTAGATGGTGCTAAATCAGATGAGGAAGGATCATCAAAAGAGTGATCCTGTTCCTGAGAAAAATCAGCAGAATTCACAGCATTGACATTTGCATTTCTTTGTTGATAACCAGGTGGAAAACTATATTTAAAGAAACAACCATCCACTGTATGATTGTTCATGCCACAGTATGTACAAAGCCTCTGAGAATGTTGACCACAATTCtgattttgataatttttaCCAACTTGTCCTCTGCCATATCCATTATTTCTTCCTTGAGAACTTCCCCTTCTTTGTTGAAATGAATCATTATTTCTGGATTGTGTTGCATTCCCTGTGTTTTGGGTAAAGGAACCTGAAGCAGGTTGTCCATTAGCAGCAAGGGCTCGTGAGTCCAAAACTGTGGGCTGATGGAAATTCCTTTCTTTCTGCACAACTAAGGAAAATACCATCTTAATACTATCTTAATGTTGAGAGAAAAGGAATATAGAAATTGTTTATTGTATATTCAGAATGAATGAACTAACTCAAGTCTAGATACATGTGTGACTGTATTTATACTAGCTACATTATCTATTCTATAACAGAAATCAGTTTCCGTAACAAACTGTGTTGACTTAACTTACTATGTAGTGTACACTATAAATTCTGGATAATGACACCGAACTGGAACGTCGGTGCACAGATTACTAAGCCCTCACTGTAGAAGTGCATGACTATGATCACAGCAATTGCTGCTAACAGACATAAACCAAGACCTGAGTACCACATTATATTTCAATTAATAGGTAATAGTTAGTGAAATAAAtagatgaaaaaaatatatgaagagaaatgGGATCCATTACCTATGATGGTTTTCCTCTCCCATGTCCATTTTCCTGCAACCGTTAATTTAAGAAGAGATGAGTTAGTTGTGTAGATTCAAGGTGAGTATTTTACTTCAATCAAACAAACATAAACAAGTAATTATGTACTTTCACCAAAGGCTTCATAAAGGAATGAAATATTAACTAACAACGATCACTTAATGTACCTAACCATacgatattttttttgtttcattttaatGATATTACTAGTTTCTAACAGTAGAACATTTCGGCAGTTTCCTTTGCAGATTCTAATTAACATTCAATTTGAGCCAATATTCTAGTGTTTTGCATATTTAGATGGTAAGGATCAACATATTGAGACAAATGAAATTCATTTCTAAACTAACATAACTCATGCAGGAATGACATATGCAATTCTTTTCCATAGGCTCTGCATCAATACTTAATAATATATGAGAAATGAATTAATTAGCATGAACTATTTACTGATTTGTACCAGCTAAAATCAATAGTACACATATTAAACACAGATTATTCAAGAAGAGTATAGTTATTCAACAGAAAAACCTAATCAAAATTAGAAAGTTATAAGGATATGTACCTAGAGCATGATGAGACTGTTCTGGTTCTGAATGTGGCTCATAGTGTGGTGATAGTGATGGTGATAGTGGTGGTGCCGGTGTTTCACTACAAAAGACACCATATGATTGTTGATTTGGACAGAAACACATGGATGCATATAGTGATGCATTGTACCCACAACTTCCACCAGACTTTAAGCAAACTTCGCATTTGTCTCTACCAACAACACTCCACTTAACCTCAAATCCAGCATCTAAAACAGATTGTATGTACCATTTTTTCCTGATAGACTCATTGAAAGCCTCTATTGATACTGGAATCTTGGTGCTATTTTTGCACCCCATAGGGGTGAGTTTCACCACATTGGCCGATGATACAAGGTATCCTTGATGGGAATGAGGATCACCATCACTAACACAATTAAAACTAAGAGATGATACAGAATTCAGAGGAGACTCGGCAGGGGGAAGAGTTTTGCAATCATATAATAAAGTGAAGTTGTCATTTTTTGAGGTGTAGTTAAAAAAAGCTGAATCCAGACTGACATCAGTTAACTGAGTTAAGTGCTTCGGACAATTTGTATCCAAAGCCAATAAATCATATGTGGCAAGCGTGAGAGTTTGATATTTCATACTTATGTTACGGACAATAAATTTTTTGGAATTTAACTCAAATGTCACCAAGTTTTCGTGACAATCAAGTCTGAATTGTGGATGTCCACAATAATCTGGCTGGTGAGTATTGAAAAATGGATAGGTTATATTTTCAAAATGTCCACACTTGAAAGGTACACAAGGTGTGTACCCTTCAGTGAAACTAGCCACATTGGCTGGAaagtgaaaaaagaaaaagactatGAAGAATAATGGAAAAGCTTTGCTGCAAAATATCTGCCTCCCAGCCATGGTAATATGCAACTCCCTGCATTGTGATTTAAATGAAGTTAATTGATGTCAGTgagattaaattaaaacaaaactcaGCACAGTAAAATAATTCTATTGATGTCGTTGAGTTGTGCTGCTCGGTTTTTGACTGGTTACCTTCTTGTAGTTTGCTGCTGCATTATATGACAGGTTGCCTGGGTCTGGGCGTTTTTCTTCCCTTGCTGTTCTTCTCTCCTTGATGCTGTTCTCTTTTTCTTCCCTTGCTGTTCTGCTCTCCTTGATGTTGTTCTCGTTTTCAGCCTTTCAGCCTTGTCCTTCTTGTGTATTTGGCCTTCTATTCAGCCTTTCCCTTGCTCGAAATTGCGATAACAGTTTAATAGTATATATGTGTCTGTGTATATGGTAAGCAGAtcagttgaaaaaaaaaaatagttgtaAGCAACTGCGGTAAATTTTGCTTCCAGCCCCTCCTGCAGTATTTGTATCCGTTTGATTTATCAAATGGTCCAGATAATTTTAGTATTTAAATTAATCTCAACTTTAAGGAACAATGAAACAAGCATGAATGGTGGGGGTTTGGCAATTATTTGAGTGGAAGGATATATCATTCATATCTGTTCCAAGCTATTTTTGGATGGCGTTGATGGGTCAGCCTCGTTTTCATGGTTGACTAATGTGGAACAATAACTGTTTCTGGCTTTCTGCTCTTTAGCTCTGCCTGCTATATAATTAGTATGTTTGTACTAAAGCATAGTCTatttttaaagcaatgtttgtACTAAAACATAGTTAGCCTATTTTTCTATCTTCTTTTATTCTTGCTGTCCCTCTCTCTACCGAACAGATATGAATGATATATCCTTCCACCATTCATGCTTGTTTCATTGTTCCATTTTTAGAGGAAAAGAGCATGAATGGAATTTTCGGTGTTTTCTCtcaaaaatgaagagaaatgtGTCTTCTCCTCTGCTTCTGTGAAAGAGTGTGTTTGGCAAAACATTCCCCTCCCCCAAAAGTGATAGGAGTAGAGTTAATTTTAGCTAGGTTGCCTCAGAAGGAATTCAATCAAATTGGTCTATCAATCGTGATGA from Lotus japonicus ecotype B-129 chromosome 2, LjGifu_v1.2 includes:
- the LOC130735552 gene encoding LEAF RUST 10 DISEASE-RESISTANCE LOCUS RECEPTOR-LIKE PROTEIN KINASE-like 2.7; amino-acid sequence: MQQQTTRRELHITMAGRQIFCSKAFPLFFIVFFFFHFPANVASFTEGYTPCVPFKCGHFENITYPFFNTHQPDYCGHPQFRLDCHENLVTFELNSKKFIVRNISMKYQTLTLATYDLLALDTNCPKHLTQLTDVSLDSAFFNYTSKNDNFTLLYDCKTLPPAESPLNSVSSLSFNCVSDGDPHSHQGYLVSSANVVKLTPMGCKNSTKIPVSIEAFNESIRKKWYIQSVLDAGFEVKWSVVGRDKCEVCLKSGGSCGYNASLYASMCFCPNQQSYGVFCSETPAPPLSPSLSPHYEPHSEPEQSHHALGKWTWERKTIIGLGLCLLAAIAVIIVMHFYSEGLVICAPTFQFGVIIQNL